The Phoenix dactylifera cultivar Barhee BC4 chromosome 17, palm_55x_up_171113_PBpolish2nd_filt_p, whole genome shotgun sequence genome contains a region encoding:
- the LOC103712212 gene encoding uncharacterized protein LOC103712212 isoform X2, protein MLRKRALYNDMSRYVCCAGYLPCSGKCGESRCPEFCLCTEVFLCFGNSVASTRFLLQDEFNIQTTQCDNCIIAFMFFLQQIACIFSIIAMIVGSDELQEASQILSCFADMVYCSVCACMQTQHKIEMDKRDGKFGPAPIMAVPPFQQMSRIEQPIPPSIGYPPQQAYGQPYGYPPPPQGYGYPPAGYPPPAYR, encoded by the exons ATGCTCCGCAAAAGGGCCCTTTATAACGACATGTCAAG GTATGTCTGCTGTGCTGGTTATCTACCATGTAGTGGCAAATGTGGAGAAAGTCGATGCCCAGAGTTTTGTCTTTGTACTGAG GTTTTTCTCTGCTTTGGTAATTCAGTTGCCTCAACCCGCTTCTTGCTGCAAGATGAATTCAATATCCAGACAACCCAATGTGACAACTGCATTAtt GCTTTCATGTTCTTCCTCCAACAAATTGCATGTATATTTTCCATCATTGCAATGATTGTTGGAAGCGATGAGCTTCAAGAAGCATCGCAGATACTGTCCTGTTTTGCTGACATGGTTTACTGCTC GGTCTGCGCATGCATGCAG ACACAGCATAAGATTGAAATGGACAAGAGGGATGGAAAGTTTGGACCAGCACCAATTATGGCTGTACCTCCATTTCAGCAGATGTCGCGAATAGAGCAGCCCATTCCGCCGTCCATTGGATATCCACCCCAACAAGCATATGGGCAACCATATGGATATCCACCTCCCCCTCAGGGCTATGGCTACCCACCTGCTGGATACCCTCCGCCTGCTTACCGCTAG